GATGGGGTCATCTTCTTTGACGAATTCAGCCGCGTCCAGGAAATGAGTGATTCCCTCGAGAAGGAAGAAGCGGAGTGGTATACCTCCCTGCTGCAAGAAGGACAGATCATCCATGATATACCTGTATCCCATGTGTTCTCGACGCTGATAGGGGAAACAGAGCTGCCAAAGGTTTATTTCTCATTATTCCTGCGTCACATCCCTAATACAAGCCCGCAGAACATCTTTAATGTGTCCACAAAGCCGATGCAGAATTTCCACGGTCAGATGAATGTGTTAAAAGCTGAGCTGGACCGTTGGAAAAAAGGAAACTACACGGTTGTCCTGCTGGGACCTGATGAAGAACGGGTCAAGAAGCTCCAGAGGGTACTCGACGACTATCAGATTGAAATCGCATTTGTGGAAGACGGAGATAAGCTTCTGCCTGGCAAGGTACAGATGATCAATGGAAGCTTGACGAGCGGATTCGAATTCCCTCTTCAAAAGCTTGCGGTCATTACGGAAGAAGAGCTGTTCAATAAGAAAACCCAGAAGAAGCCGAGAAGACAGAAGCTTTCCAATGCGGAGAGAATCAAAAATTACTCCGAGCTGAAAGTCGGGGACCATGTGGTTCATGTGAATCACGGAATCGGTAAATTTTTAGGCATTGAAACGCTCGAAATCAACGGGGTCCATAAAGATTATCTCCACCTGAAGTATCAAGGGAATGACAAGCTTTATGTCCCTGTCGATCAGATTGAGCTTGTACAAAAGTATGTGGCTTCAGAAAATAAAGATCCGAAGCTATACAAATTGGGCGGAAGTGAATGGAAGAAAGTAAAGTCGAAGGTACAGTCTTCTGTTCAGGACATAGCCGATGACCTGATCAAGCTATATGCGGAACGTGAAGCGGCAAAAGGATATGCCTTCTCACCTGACGGGGACATGCAGCGGGAGTTCGAGATTGCCTTCCCTTATGAGGAAACCGATGACCAGCTCCGTTCGATCAGTGAAATCAAGCACGACATGGAAAGGGAGCGCCCGATGGATCGTCTGCTGTGCGGCGACGTGGGATACGGAAAGACAGAGGTCGCGATACGGGCTGCCTTCAAAGCCATTGCAGATGGAAAGCAGGTTGCGATCCTTGTGCCGACGACGATCCTTGCGCAACAGCATTATGAAACAATCAAAGAGCGTTTTCAGGATTTCCCGGTGGAGATCGGGTTGTTGAGCCGTTTCAGGACGAGGAAGCAGCAGCAGGAAACAACGAAGGGCCTTCAAAATGGCACGGTCGATATTGTGGTCGGGACTCACCGCCTCCTTTCAAAAGACATCCAGTATCGTGACTTGGGTCTGTTGATCATAGATGAAGAACAAAGGTTCGGGGTCACGCATAAAGAGAAGATCAAACAGCTTAAAACGAACATCGATGTCCTCACGCTGACGGCCACGCCGATTCCGCGAACACTCCATATGTCGATGCTCGGGGTAAGGGATCTGTCGGTCATCGAAACACCTCCTGAGAACCGTTTCCCAGTCCAGACGTATGTGATGGAATATAACGGTGCCCTGATCAAAGAAGCGATCGAAAGGGAAATGGCAAGGAATGGACAGGTGTACTTCCTATACAACCGTGTGGAGGATATCGAAAGAAAAGCGGATGAAATCTCCATGCTGGTCCCGGATGCAAGGATTGCTTATGCCCACGGGCAAATGAACGAAAATGAACTCGAAGCGGTCATCTTAAGTTTTCTTGCAGGGGAGTATGATGTATTGGTCACAACGACGATCATTGAAACAGGCGTGGACATCCCGAACGTCAATACGCTCATCGTATTCGATGCGGACCGGATGGGCTTATCCCAGCTTTACCAGCTAAGGGGCCGGGTAGGACGATCCAACAGAGTGGCGTATGCTTATTTCACCTATCGTAAAGATAAGGTGCTGACAGAAGTCGCCGAAAAAAGGCTGCAGGCGATCAAAGAATTCACAGAACTCGGATCAGGATTCAAGATTGCCATGCGGGACTTGACGATACGGGGCGCAGGGAATCTTCTCGGGGCGCAGCAGCACGGCTTTATTGACTCAGTCGGTTTTGACTTATACTCCCAGATGCTCAAGGAAGCCATTGAGGAGCGCAAAGGCGATTTGCCGAAGCAGCCTGAATCGAGCTTTGAAGTGGATATTGAAATCGATGCGTATATCCCTGATGACTATATTAAAGACGGTCATCAGAAGATTGAAATGTACAAACGGTTCCGTTCTCTTTCTTCCCTGCCTGAAATCGAGGAACTTGAAGAAGAAATCCTGGATCGATTCGGGGAGTATCCGGAGGAAGTCGGTTATCTGTTCTTGATTTCAGAGATGAAAATCTACGCCAAGAACACGAAGCTTGAATCCATCAAGCAGGATAAGAAAACCGTGAATATCTTCATGTCACCGGAAGGCACGAACCAGATCGACGGCTCCAAAGTGTTTAATCTGTGCAATAAGCACGGACGTGCAGTCGGACTCGGGATGGAAGGTTCCAAGCTCAAAATCTCCATTAATACGTCAAGGCTCGAAGCGTCCAAATGGTTCAACATGGCCTATGACATCATCAAGCATTTGGACGAAGCGGTAAAAGTAGAAGAGAACGCTTGATAAAAGTGCTTAAGGACCGGGAAAATATTCCCTCCGTTATAATAATGTAACCAAAATGTAAACGCACGGTTGGTTTCACTTTACTATGATGAGGGTATTAGTATTAATGCAGCTGCCACTACTGGAAAAACATGACTGCATTAGAATTTTAGTGAAATTACAGAAAAAATATCTGAATGTGTATAGAACTTCTAAGTTGTAAGATACTAAACTCAACATTGGTAAAGTATTCATTGTGTATGGGTGCCTTGCCAAATAAAATCATCTGATGAAAGTGAGGCAGCTATAGATGAAAGCAACTGGTATTGTTCGTCGTATTGATGATTTAGGGCGTGTCGTTATTCCGAAAGAAATCCGCAGGACATTAAGAATACGCGAGGGAGATCCCTTGGAAATCTTCGTTGATCGTGACGGGGAAGTCATCTTAAAGAAATACTCCCCTATCAGTGAACTTGGTGACTTTGCTAAGGAATACGGTGAAGCTTTATACGACAGTCTGGGAAGTGCGGTATTGATTTGCGACCGGGATTCGGTCATTGCCATCTCAGGCGCTTCGAAGAAAGAGTATTTGAATAAGAATGTCAGTGAACTGGTTGAGAAAGTGATGGATGACCGTGCGTCTCTTCTTCACACTCAACAGGGACAAGCAGAGCTTGTCGATGGACATGGTGAGGATCTTGCTTCCTATACGATTGCTCCGATTGTTGCAAACGGTGACCCGATCGGTGCCGTTGCGATCTTCTCGAAGGACCGTACAGTAGGCGAAGTGGAACAAAAGGCAGTAGAAACGGCAGCTGGCTTTTTAGCAAGGCAAATGGAGCAATAATTTGAGGGAGTGGCATATGGCCGCTCTTCTTTTTTGTCTTTTTTTGATAAAGCAATACAGTAAAAGAAAATACACCGCCCTTTGTGATAAAATGACCAGTACATAATGAATTGTCGATGAAGAAAGATTGGTATAGAAAGGCAGGAAAACTGGTTGAGTAAGATATACTCCTCCAATCAATTCTTGAAGGGTGCCATGGTATTGACATTGGCGGCGCTGATCACGAAGATACTGAGTGCCGTTTATCGGGTTCCGTTTCAGAATATCGTTGGGGATGTCGGATTTTATATTTATCAGCAAGTGTATCCCTTTTATGGGATCGCGATTGCGTTATCGACTTATGGATTCCCTGTCATCATCTCTAAATTAGTGGCTGAGAGAGTAAGGGAGGACGACGGGGAAGGTGCGAAGCATGTGGCCGTGACCTCGTTCCTGTTCCTGTGTGCTGTCGGATTGACATGGTTTCTTCTTGTCTACTTCGGGGCCGGGATGATTGCCGGCTGGATGGGAGATCCGCTCCTGACGCCGTTGCTTCAGGTCATCTCGTTATCCTTTCTGCTGTTGGCACCGCTGTCCGTCATGAGGGGCTATTATCAGGGGAAGGAAGATATGGTCCCCACAGCAGTTTCACAAGTGACTGAACAGGCTGTCCGGGTGGCGACGATCCTCATTTTCTCCACCATCCTGATGTCTCATGGATATTCCTTATATATGACAGGGAACGGGGCGTTGTTTGGTTCGATCACCGGCGGTCTCGCCGGGCTGATTGTGCTTGCCCTGTTTGTGACGATCAGGAAAGAGCGTCTATTCTCGAGAAGATATCTCGTGTTGCCCAAGGATTATCGTCACATCTGGTCGCGGCTGTTGAAGAACGGGACGGCGATTTGCGTAAGTGCGATGCTGTTGGTGTTATTGCAGTTTGTCGACTCCATGAACGTATATTCCCTCCTCGTGTCAGGAGGGATGGATGCAGAGCAGGCTAAAACGCTGAAGGGCATATATGACAGGGGACAGCCGTTCGTACAGCTCGGAACGGTGGTGGCTACCTCGATTTCATTGACCATCGTCCCGCTGGTGACCAGCGCATACTTAAAGCAGCGGGAATCCCTGGTGAGGGAGTACAGCCAACTCTCACTCAAAATCAGTGTCACAATCGGGTTTGCAGCAACATTGGGGATCATCAATATCATGGTCCCGACGAATACAATGCTGTTTGAAAATGCCCTGGGATCCAACGTACTCTCCGTATTTTGCCTGTCTATTTTCTTTAGTTGCCTCATCCTGACTTTTGCAGGCATTTTTCAGGGAATCGGAAAGATCTATTATCCTGCTGTGAGCATTTTGATCGGCATCTGTGCCAAATATGCAGGCAACGCCCTGTTCATTCCTGTGATGGGCATCATGGGGGCATCGGTTGCGACCGTATTAGCTTTAAGCTTGATGACCATCCTGATGGTCGTAAAATTAAGGCGGCTGTTTCCAATCAAGTTCTTCACGCCTTCGTTCTATAAAACGCTGTGTCTCAGCGGGATTGCGATGACGATCGGTTTACAGGGCTGGTTGCAGATTTATGATACACTTTTAGAAAAAGGAATGCCTGAACGGGAGCTTTCTGTCCTATTTTCTGTAGGAGGGGCCTGTATCGGGGGCATCATTTTCCTAATTGTGTTTTTAAGAGGAAATGTCCTCTCAAGGGAAGATATCAGCTTCTTGCCCTTTGGGAGTAAATGGATATGGCTGATGGATAAGGTTCAGCCCAATAAATAGTAGCGAGGAGAAAGAGATGAATACGATCACAATTGTCGGCCTGGGCGCTGGGGATATCGAGCAGCTTCCTTTAGGCGTATACCGGGCCATTAAAAACAGTTCGCATCTTTACCTGCGTACAGAGAAGCATCCGGTTGTAACGGATTTATCGTCAGAAGGTATCACGTTTGAAACGTTTGATTCTGTGTATGAAAAACACGATAGATTTGAAGATGTGTATGAAGAAATCGTCCGTGAGCTTGTATCGGAATCAGGGAAGCATCCGCTTGTCTATGCTGTACCGGGTCATCCGCTGGTGGCGGAGAAAGCAGTCCAAATGCTTCTTGACCTTCAGAAGGAAGGAAAGGTGCAGGTGGAAATCGGAGGCGGGCAGAGCTTCATCGATCCTTTATTTGCAGCGGTCGGCGCAGATCCGATCGATGGATTCCAGCTGTTGGATGGGACGAGCTTGAAGCTCCACGATGTCCATATGAATCAACAGCTCATCATCGGACAGGTGTACGATGCATTTATCGCTTCGGAAGTGAAGCTCACGCTCATGGAGATGTATCCGTATGATTATGAAGTGATGCTGGTGACTGCCGCAGGAAGTAAAGAGGAGAAGGTTGAAGCGGTCCCGCTGGTGGAGCTCGACCGTGTAGCCAATCTCAGCAATCTGACGAGCCTGTATGTGCCGGCCGTGAAGGAGATGGACGCCACTTACAAGCAATTCGCCACATTAAGGGAGGTCATCGCCACATTGCGTGGTCCTGACGGCTGTCCTTGGGATAAAGAACAAACCCACCACTCCCTGAAGAAATATTTACTCGAAGAAACGTATGAACTGCTTGAAGCCATCGAGGAAGAAGACATTGATCATATGATTGAAGAGCTTGGCGATGTTCTTCTTCAAGTCATGCTGCATGCCCAGATCGGCGAAGATGAGGGTATGTTCACCATGGAGGAAGTGATCGAAGGACTCGCTTCCAAAATGGTCCGGAGACACCCTCATGTATTCGGGAACGTCCAGGCAGATGACAGCGAGCAGGTGAAAGCCAATTGGGATGAAATCAAGAAGCAGGAAAAATCCCAGGACCATGAACCGATGCTGAAGAATACGGCAAAAGGGATGCCTGCGCTCATGAAGGCGTATGAATATCAGAAAAAGGCAGCCAAAGTAGGCTTTGACTGGGCCGATCCAGAAGGCGCATGGGAAAAAGTATGGGAAGAAATGAAGGAATTTGAAAACGAAGTCAAGAATGATAGTAAACACCACATGACAAAAGAATTTGGGGATCTGTTATTCGCGCTCATCAATGTGGCAAGGTTCCATAAGATTTTTCCAGAGGAAGCATTGGCTATGACGAATACAAAGTTTTACCGACGATTTTCGTACGTAGAGGAGCAAGTCCTAAAAAGCGGGAAGGCTTTCGAAGACTATACAT
The nucleotide sequence above comes from Bacillus sp. KH172YL63. Encoded proteins:
- the mfd gene encoding transcription-repair coupling factor; translation: MKGILKQVHQSEEIQSIIAGVEEQLSEQLVAGLAGSSRTAYIADVYLQTNKSTIVVTHNLFQAQKIYDDLIQFLSEDEVYLYSANELIAAELSVASPELRSQRIEVLNKLSRHHQGVYIVPVAGLRKILPPKDMWRTNQIHFRMGEDIDLDEVLNQLVQMGYQRAGMVSTPGEFSLRGGIVDVFPLTSQHPIRIELFDTEIDSIRLFSVEDQRSIDKLDKVEIGPATEVLLKYENIERLIAEIEAGLSASLKKVKSAAVKEKLTEYIGHEVEKLQNGQIPEQIFKYLSLAYEQPSSLLDYLPDDGVIFFDEFSRVQEMSDSLEKEEAEWYTSLLQEGQIIHDIPVSHVFSTLIGETELPKVYFSLFLRHIPNTSPQNIFNVSTKPMQNFHGQMNVLKAELDRWKKGNYTVVLLGPDEERVKKLQRVLDDYQIEIAFVEDGDKLLPGKVQMINGSLTSGFEFPLQKLAVITEEELFNKKTQKKPRRQKLSNAERIKNYSELKVGDHVVHVNHGIGKFLGIETLEINGVHKDYLHLKYQGNDKLYVPVDQIELVQKYVASENKDPKLYKLGGSEWKKVKSKVQSSVQDIADDLIKLYAEREAAKGYAFSPDGDMQREFEIAFPYEETDDQLRSISEIKHDMERERPMDRLLCGDVGYGKTEVAIRAAFKAIADGKQVAILVPTTILAQQHYETIKERFQDFPVEIGLLSRFRTRKQQQETTKGLQNGTVDIVVGTHRLLSKDIQYRDLGLLIIDEEQRFGVTHKEKIKQLKTNIDVLTLTATPIPRTLHMSMLGVRDLSVIETPPENRFPVQTYVMEYNGALIKEAIEREMARNGQVYFLYNRVEDIERKADEISMLVPDARIAYAHGQMNENELEAVILSFLAGEYDVLVTTTIIETGVDIPNVNTLIVFDADRMGLSQLYQLRGRVGRSNRVAYAYFTYRKDKVLTEVAEKRLQAIKEFTELGSGFKIAMRDLTIRGAGNLLGAQQHGFIDSVGFDLYSQMLKEAIEERKGDLPKQPESSFEVDIEIDAYIPDDYIKDGHQKIEMYKRFRSLSSLPEIEELEEEILDRFGEYPEEVGYLFLISEMKIYAKNTKLESIKQDKKTVNIFMSPEGTNQIDGSKVFNLCNKHGRAVGLGMEGSKLKISINTSRLEASKWFNMAYDIIKHLDEAVKVEENA
- the spoVT gene encoding stage V sporulation protein T, with amino-acid sequence MKATGIVRRIDDLGRVVIPKEIRRTLRIREGDPLEIFVDRDGEVILKKYSPISELGDFAKEYGEALYDSLGSAVLICDRDSVIAISGASKKEYLNKNVSELVEKVMDDRASLLHTQQGQAELVDGHGEDLASYTIAPIVANGDPIGAVAIFSKDRTVGEVEQKAVETAAGFLARQMEQ
- a CDS encoding putative polysaccharide biosynthesis protein, translating into MSKIYSSNQFLKGAMVLTLAALITKILSAVYRVPFQNIVGDVGFYIYQQVYPFYGIAIALSTYGFPVIISKLVAERVREDDGEGAKHVAVTSFLFLCAVGLTWFLLVYFGAGMIAGWMGDPLLTPLLQVISLSFLLLAPLSVMRGYYQGKEDMVPTAVSQVTEQAVRVATILIFSTILMSHGYSLYMTGNGALFGSITGGLAGLIVLALFVTIRKERLFSRRYLVLPKDYRHIWSRLLKNGTAICVSAMLLVLLQFVDSMNVYSLLVSGGMDAEQAKTLKGIYDRGQPFVQLGTVVATSISLTIVPLVTSAYLKQRESLVREYSQLSLKISVTIGFAATLGIINIMVPTNTMLFENALGSNVLSVFCLSIFFSCLILTFAGIFQGIGKIYYPAVSILIGICAKYAGNALFIPVMGIMGASVATVLALSLMTILMVVKLRRLFPIKFFTPSFYKTLCLSGIAMTIGLQGWLQIYDTLLEKGMPERELSVLFSVGGACIGGIIFLIVFLRGNVLSREDISFLPFGSKWIWLMDKVQPNK
- the mazG gene encoding nucleoside triphosphate pyrophosphohydrolase, translated to MNTITIVGLGAGDIEQLPLGVYRAIKNSSHLYLRTEKHPVVTDLSSEGITFETFDSVYEKHDRFEDVYEEIVRELVSESGKHPLVYAVPGHPLVAEKAVQMLLDLQKEGKVQVEIGGGQSFIDPLFAAVGADPIDGFQLLDGTSLKLHDVHMNQQLIIGQVYDAFIASEVKLTLMEMYPYDYEVMLVTAAGSKEEKVEAVPLVELDRVANLSNLTSLYVPAVKEMDATYKQFATLREVIATLRGPDGCPWDKEQTHHSLKKYLLEETYELLEAIEEEDIDHMIEELGDVLLQVMLHAQIGEDEGMFTMEEVIEGLASKMVRRHPHVFGNVQADDSEQVKANWDEIKKQEKSQDHEPMLKNTAKGMPALMKAYEYQKKAAKVGFDWADPEGAWEKVWEEMKEFENEVKNDSKHHMTKEFGDLLFALINVARFHKIFPEEALAMTNTKFYRRFSYVEEQVLKSGKAFEDYTLEELDQYWDEAKKMNIE